DNA sequence from the Anguilla anguilla isolate fAngAng1 chromosome 4, fAngAng1.pri, whole genome shotgun sequence genome:
CGATGCCCGCAGGCCGCGTGCCCTTCTGCTGAATCCAGATGCGCGATAGCCTAATCGTGAGGAGGAATGCcaggcatttccttttttttttgtgctgactAGGGTGGCCAGTGCGCTTCTCAGACACCCCTCTCGCTTCCTCTTATCGTAAGAGCGACGGCCACACCGCCTCCCCTCCCGAAAAAAAACTGCGTCCGTTTGCGTCAGCTGCCTCAGCGCGCGCGGGAAAAAAACCAGCGGGGGAAGTCTGCGGTCGAGGTGGTTGGAAGAAGCGATGCCGTTTTTTTCAATGACTCTCCTCTGTTCAGTGAGGACATAGGCAGTCTGTTCAGACAGCAGcaacccaaaaaaaattaagaaaaacctCCCCAGGACAGGAAGCAAAGCACTGACTCACAACACATCATCAGGAGTCCTTCCTGAGGAGAATATTTCACACAccctttttaaatcttttttttttttttgcataatgtcggtgtgagtgtgcgtttgGGCGAGCCGGTGCCCTGCAGCTCGACTCGGTATGAGAAAAACGTTCTCCTCTGAATGACCTTTGACATCTTGACTTCCTCGAACAAGATATTTGACACTAATTCCCAGCATACAAAGCACCGCTCAGCTGAAGCTAACGAGCGCTGGTCTGTGGAGCCGTATTGGAGCAAACGCAGGGGCGGAGTGAGGTGTGGCTGACCGAAGATGTTCAGGGGTCATGTACGGCATGTCATTGCATATCTGCGGAAAGTCGTGACGAACGCGGCCAATTTGAATAGTTCCGAGCTGCCGTGGTGCACAGTAGGCGCGCTCGAAAGTAACCAATGAGAATACGTCGTCAGAGAgaaggtttgtgtgtgagcgaaCGCGAGGACGTTTACGTATGCGTGTGTACTTTTGTCAGAGTACTTGTTGCTTGCAGGACCTCCCGTGGTCCCATAGCTGAGCAGAAACCTTTCTGAGGTGGCGGGTTTGAAGTGAGATTATGCGGAAGTTGATAGCAAACAACCCCTTCCAGAAATACAAGTGCACGCCAAGGAGGATTACAAGTAAACTGGTTAAAGTAATTATtaaccaaccaccccccccccctcccaaatgcATTCCTGGCTTCCCCACTGCAGCTGAGGGCGCAGTAGTCTGTTTCagaagaggagaggggcagggtCTGAGCAGGGAGGGCAGAGAAAGTGCTTATCtttaaagggagggagaggagcggagTGAAGACGCACAGGAAGCGCAGGAGCGGGGCTGTGTCCGGGCATGTTCCTTCTGTGCTGTAGATCATTGACAGGAAGGGGAAACGTGCGTTGAGGCCAGCGAAGCGGGAACTAACGCGCCGCGGCCAGACGTCACCGCGGCGACACGCCGCTGCCACGAGCTCCGTTCATCCGCGTGCTCTTCTCCTGCAGGGCTGAGCGCGCCGCTAATTTGTTTTTCCGAGGAAGAAAAAGATCGCAGGTGTCCGCACCGCATTGGCAAAACAACCTCAGTAATGCAATAAGAATGTTTGGAGTAAAGCTCTGTTGTTACTCCATTAATTCTTCCCAAGGATGCATTCTAGAAAAACATCCGTTTGACAAGCTGCACAAATGGCCTTTTTCCTGTCCAGAATGACtaggctgggttttttttctttctttctttcttttttgaattcAGTACACCAGTTAACTGAAAACATACAGATCCTGGTGCTGAGCTTTGAAGCTTCCAGCCCAGCCACATTCTGGGCCCCTATTTTCTTACAGTGCGGTTCCGCTTGTGCAATGACTTCCGTCCGAAAGTGAGAGTTCtgaatgcacgtgtgtgtgtgtgtgtgcgtgtgtatgtgtgtgtgtgtgtgtgcgtgtgtgtgtgtgcgtgcgtgcgtgtgtgtgtgtgtatgtgtgtgcgtgcgtgtgtgcttgtgtatgtgtgtgtgtgtatgtgtgcgtgtgtgtgtgcgtgtatgtgtgtgtgtgtgtgtatgtgtatgtgtgtgcgtgcgtgtgtgtgcgtgtatgtgtgtgcgtgtgcgtgtgcgtgtatgtgtgtgtgtgtgtgtgtgcgtgtgtgtgtgtgtgtgcgtgtgcgtgtgcgtgtatgtgtgtgcgtgtgcgtgtgcgtgtatgtgtgcgtgcgtgtgtgtgtgtgtgtgtgtgtgtgcgcgcgtgtgtgtgtgtgtgcgcgagggtgtgtgtgcgtgtatgtgtgtgtgtgtgtgtatgcgtgtgtgcgtgtgtgtatctgtgtgagtgagcacGCACACGTTTGCCTCTGCGTAAGATGAGTCTACAGATAACCCGCAGATGTCACTTTTGGGAAAGCGCTCTGGAGGCGCGCTCAGGGGACCAGCTGCTCTCCTGCCTGTTTGGCCGAGCTTCAAAGCCAAGCGCTCTGTTCCAGGCGTCCCGCGGTCCTGTTTGACCCTCCGGTGAAGGCCAGAGCAGAGCGCGGcgtgacacactgctgcaggaagCCATTTGAAGTCTGCCCTCTTCGTCTACCCCAGCTGTCTGTGCCAGTGTTGGCCCTCCCGTTGGTCAcgatattctttttttaaggacTTTGATTGGAGGATTCGGGCCAGTGCCTCCCACCCAGTTGctatgaaattttttttttaagtatttttttttttttggcagtttgcCAAAATGCCTGAGGGAGGAACTTAATATGGGCAGATTAAGTTTCTATCTCAGGCATTTATAAATACGGGATGTTATGACATATTTTTTAAGGCTGTTCATAATGTGTGGAGAGGGCTGCGgtgtaaaattataaatataaggATTCTAATCTGCTTTGAAGATGTATTACTAGGCGTGGGCCTGGGCCCTGTTTGAGTGAAAGACAGCTTTGCAGAGTTTGACTGGGGACTGCAAAGTGTCGGGGTGAAATATGCATGCGAAAATGATccttgtttgtattttatttccagGAGTAAGACGTCAGGGTTCGCCTGAAAGAGCTGGATAAGGTGAGCGTTTCCATCCAATATGCATGACCTTGCGGCTGTTGATCTTCTCACTTCTTCGTTCCGGGACACGCGATAACGTAACTGTTGTCCGCCCTCTTGTTTGAATGCAGGCGCGCGCGGGTTGAGATGTCCTCTAAAATGCCGAGCTCCAACAACGTAGCGCAGGCGAGGAGGACCGTGCAGCAGCTGAGGATAGAGGCTAACATCGAGAGGATAAAGGTGACCGCGTGCTTTGACAAACAGGAGTGCCTGAACTCCGGGTCTCATTCCACACATGCTGCACCATCGCTGCTTCCACAGGCTGGAATGTGCTGATGTTAATGGGAAGGGCGGGGCGATCCGCTCTCACCGGGCAGCTCAGCGGCCCCATTGGCTGAAACTCCTCCGGGGGCGGCGCCGTGTTCTAAGAATGTGCTGATGTTAATGAAGTGGGCTGGGCCGGTGTTCGTGCCTCTTCCAAGAACCCTGGGAGCTTCTTAGAAATGGAAAGCCCAGGGGGCCTCAGTTCTGCCTCAGGGGAATGTGTTCACTCACCTACTGTACACAGAATTGTTTCTCCACCAGTGCACATCTGCTCACTGTTTTTGAGTGGTTGTTTGCTTCTGGCTGTCCATTTGTGTAACTGTGCgcgcatgtgcgcgtgtgtgtgcatgcgtgtgcacatgtaagtgtgtgtgtgtgtgtgtgtgtgtgtgtgcattggcgtgcgtgtatgtaggtgtgtgtgtgcatgtgtgtgtgtatgtgtgtgagagagcatgtcGCATAGCCATAACCACTCCACCTCTGCCTTTCAGGTGTCCAAAGCATCAGCGGACCTCATGCACTACTGTGGAGAACACGCCAAGTACGACCCCCTGCTCATGGGCATCCCGGCCTCTGAGAACCCCTTCAAGGACAAGAAGCCCTGCACGATATTGTAACGGGATGCCTGAACGCTCACGATTTTTTGGTGTTCTTTTTTATAGACCAACATCCGATTTAAAACGATCGTCCTCTACTCGCCTTTTGACCCCCCGAGACCAACCCCTACTAAAACTAGAACCCCGAAGTTACCCCTACTGAATTAATGCAAGTATTGACAATTTCGTTTTTTCCTGTATATTCAGCGAGGACAAAAACAAGGCGCTGAAAAGCACAAAGATTAACTTGCAGCGGTTTTCACTCCCAGGAACAAAGCGTGCGGATAGTTTGTGAGCGAATGCCGTTTTTGGGTCGGTCCAAGCGCTGATTGTTATCTGCGGGGGTTGAGACCTAAGTTATCTGAGTGCAAAGAGTGGAGTCAGAATGGGAGTGTCCAGAGCTGTGTAATCTCTGTAAGCAAGAagtgcggtttttttttttttaccccacacGCACTCTCTTTAGTCTGTTAGGACCCGATTCTAACCGGATCGAACAGGTCCTAGAAAATAATCTGTTTGAGCATGAATGGTACTGATAACTGTTATCAACCCAGCAGTAGTTTCACTATCTTCGACGCAACTTGTCTGCATTGTTATTCCCCCCCGACTGGAAGGAAGTTGCAATGGCTTTCTGTCACAGgaggaaaggggcggggccagtgaaAGGCCACTAACAACAACTCAGAAAGCTGCCTTTTGTGTGGCAGGTGTTTTCTGTTATCTCACTGCATTTACGCAACTCCGGAAGCTAAGACCCTGCCTCAGCCctcaggggggtgggtgggttgggtgGTAGTGATtggaggtggggcgggggggggcaggccagCCAAGGACCATTGTGTGCAGTTGCCTGTACAAAATTGCACAGGCTAAAATTTGACACTTTGTGTCCAGGCAGCGTTCCGGGGGTATCATTGTTTCGACGGCTTGATTTCTGGACACGAggaaaaagcaataaaacaaagatGTCTCTAATCCCATTAATCATTATAATTCATGCGATTTGTCGTGAATCTGAGATTTAGCTCAAACTGTTTTTATGCCTTGCACCCACTGCTTCTTTCCGCAGGAAGATACTAAATGGAGAAAGGGTGTCTTTTCTATTTGCCTTAAGTTCAGTCTGGTTTAGATGTCTGCAATTTTACAATGAACTGAGACTACCTTACCTTTCACCACTCTTCAGTTGTGCTCACTGCAAAAGCCttggtttctttttatttgcccGTCTCTCTGCTTTGGGTTGTTCATTCTCACAGTGAGATACACAATCAGATACACTGTTTTAAATCTGGTCCTGGCCTAAAGATCTGCAGGGACAACTTGTACGCATATGAACCTTTGAAACCTAAAGTCTCCAAGTCAAAATGGTTTTGGTTATTGTGTCAGCACTGGGTTTTAAACAGTGAAATCCATAAGCGTTATGTTCCAGGATTTCTACAGGTGGTCTGCGTTTTCCGGAAATGATCCATGAGTGTTTTATCAGTTTTAGCATTCCTTTTATTGAGGTATTGGAACAGCGATTTGCTAATGCTAGTATTAAGATTTTCCAATGGTTTGAAATCTCACAGGGAAAAATGTGGGGTATATTCACTGCAAAGAagtcttaacaagtgttttagtcttgcaatgagacttaaaatctttttcttcttctctcaagtagaaaatattagcttgttttaagatTTTTCTTTGACAAATGAAATCAGCAAATCTTTAAATGAGTAAAACTTTAACCACATTGGCAATCTCAATGTGTCAATTAGCAAAGAaggttatataaataaaatagaaggCTATGTAAGGCTAGAACACATGTTAAGATTgacttattttgtgttttttgcagTATTTTAATGGAACGTATCCTCACGTCAGGCTTTTGAAGTTGCATAATTGAGCCACGTTCATTTCTCAGTGTTCTCTGGACCGGTGCCAGTGCCAGCAGCTGTTCTACTTTTCGTGAGCACACCTGATGAAGGCATTTAGACACGCCCACTTTGCCCACACCACTTAGGCCATTTCTTGTGCtgtaggactttttttttttttttttttacagcagtagcaaccagtcctgttcctgtagatctacgatcctataggttttcatttaaaccctaatATGGCTCTcttgactctactaattagcagctgaacaagatctctagctgttgagtgaggtgtgctttgttagggttagagtgaaaacatacaggatggtagatctccaggaacgggatAGGTTACCACTGTTTTACAGCATTGAAATTTGCTGTACTTATTCgaatttacttttgtttttgaaaacagaaagcaaCACGATAAAGCGCCATTAAATTTGCAACTGTGGAAGAAAGCTGTTTGATATTTACCCAAAATGGCTACAGTAGCACTTGACTGACGCTGTGCGTTTTATGATGAGCTTGAACTATAAAGCATGGTGTATGTCCTCTACATCCCTGCATTTGCCTTAGAGATCGTGCCCTGTGACTAGCATAGATATCTCGATCCGCTTGTAAGTATGTAGTAGGCAGCAAGTCATCGTATTGCAAATCGCAGTAAATATATTGTAACCCTTTAAATGAATATGCCTTATaaaatgaaggatatttttatgtctgtctgtttgtattgATTGGTGTCTGCTATAAAGTGTGTGAAAAGGAATTTGAACTCAAGTGTGCCATCACGTCCATGGATTGTACCAGCAATAGAAACGATTACTCTGTCTGATTGTACTTCACACACGGTGCTCTTAGCGCATTGCTCtcgctttttgttttttcctgagAGAGTCTTGTTTAGCTGTTAggtaaatgtgtatttttcatgTGACTGTTGAGGGTCTCCTAGTGTTGACATTCCATCTTTACTgccatatttttccatttcctggGTTGGCTGTACAGCAGGTGTATGTGCCACGACACTACAGGCAGACTACACCAGCAAAGGCCTTATTGAAGTGTGTCTGCCTCAACTTTGCTCTACTGTTAAGTAACACTCCCCAAGTGCTATACTGTGAACAAGCTACAGCCAAGCCAACATGCTGACACAGCCACTGCAAATGAACCCGTACCCCCCTTTGTAGAGAATGCTAATGGTTAGCCTTTCTGCCAACACTATGGTGTACTGTTAAATATGCCATGGTAGCTTCGCTAACTGCAAAAGAATGAGCATTATTTGGTGGTACAAGTGACAGAATTTTGCGCAAGTGAATCTGTGGTACCTTCATTAACCATGGAAAAGAGTATTGAGTGGTGTTACTACTTAGCAACATTGCTGTACCATTGTCCAACAAGCAGCCCTCTACATTCaacgtgtttttatttttatccgcaaaatatattttacagtatgaCAGTGGAGGCCTGCTAACTATACTGTATGTGATTCATACTTTCTGTCGTCATCATTCACTGttgcttttgtatttgtaaatgaattaaCCTGCTTAAATTGCTTCTTTACTTTTTCCTGCTGTACATTTTGCCTTTGAATTTCGGCATCtcttaaatttaaaatacattgtttttgcCAACTTCACTTATTCTGCAAGTGGATTtacgttatttttttatgccCTGTTTTGCTTTTCCCTGAAAATTCTGCAGCTGCATTTTGTTTCTGGTATTGTAAATGTTGATATTTCTTTTGCCCCTACttca
Encoded proteins:
- the si:dkey-44g17.6 gene encoding guanine nucleotide-binding protein G(I)/G(S)/G(O) subunit gamma-12, with product MSSKMPSSNNVAQARRTVQQLRIEANIERIKVSKASADLMHYCGEHAKYDPLLMGIPASENPFKDKKPCTIL